GATGGATTTGGATACTTCACGAGAACTCATTATTCAACAAGTTTTAAATCATGGAGATTGGAAGGAACTCCAATGGCTTTATAAAAATTATTCTGAGGATGAAATCCGTCTGGTTATTTCACACCCTAGACGCGGCGTTTGGTTTCCCCAAGTTCTTAATTTTTGGCTAAAGATGTTAGATGTTAAACTCCCAAAAAAGACCAAGGGGAGAGCCCTTTTTTCTCTTGAACCTCGAATGGATCTTTATTGATTGAATTTATCGGGCTGAGAAAAAAGGTTTGATTGAGAATGCCGATAGCTTCATTGATATTCGAATTTTGAGTAGGGTCACACTTTTAGGGTCAGGTCTTGAAATATTAGTTTTTTGCTTTGAATAATGCCATTCTTATTCTTTCGGGGGTTATCCTCGATTTTGGTGAAGCGATTTATAGAATAATGCTAGAATAATTTACATTATAACAAGATGCGTCTTAAAAACTTTGAAATTGATTCTATCAAATCAGTGGTAGCGGCCTTAGACCCCGAGGCGAGGGTTTATCTTTTTGGGTCAAGGGTCAAAGATGCTGAAAAGGGAGGCGATATTGATTTATTAATTTTCTCAAGCAAGTTGGAAAAAAATGATAAGGCGAGAATTAAACGAAGCTTGTTTGAAAAAATAGGTGAGCAAAAAATAGATTTTGTGATTACAAAAGATGCTTCAGATCCTTTTGTCAATTTAGTTTTAAAAGAGGCAAAGATGCTATGAATCTTGATCTGAGACGATTGCTCGAGCAAGAGTTAGAGATTTTAGAGAATGCCTGGAAGGTTTTAGACTATTCCTACCAAAAGTGCCAGAGAATTGGTCTAAAGGAAAAATATGAACCTCAAGAACTCGAAAGTTTTGAGACCTTGACCAGCCGATTTGCTCGACTAAGCGATATACTAACACAAAAAATATTTAGATTGATTGATGAGATTGATTTAGATTCGGGAGGGACTGTTCGTGACCGGATCTATCGGGCTGAGAAGAAAGGTTTGGTTGAAAATGCAGATAGCTTTATTGATATTCGGATTTTGAGAAATGATATTACCCATGAATATAAGCCCGAGGCCTTGGAGGATATTTTTAATAAGGTTTTAAGCTTTACCCCAATTCTTGTGGACAGTGTGGGTCGGGTCAGAAGATACTCCCAAAAGCTTTTGAATTTAAGATGATAGTCCCTACGGGACTCATTTCTATGCAGTTTGAAAGTAATAGTATTGGGGTCAGGTCTTGAAATATTAGTTTTTTAGTTTGAATGAGTTCGTTTTGTTAAAAATTGTCGAGATCTGTTATGAATAAAGTGAAAAAAAGAAATTCCTATTCTGATTCAGAAAATGGTCTAGCTTTAGAATTGACTCCTCAAGAAAGAGTGAGATTGGTAGAGTCACTTTGTGATGAGGTCAAGCGAATTCAAAAAAAGCCTTGGAAACCTTTTTTTCGTTCATTTCCAAGCTTTGAAGCGCTTGATCGATGGAAGGCGAAACAAGGGGATCCTCGCTTATGGTAAGAGATCGTCTTACGATCGTTTGTAGTTTACTCAATGAGCATGGGGTGGATTATGTCGTTGCAGGCGCCTATGCAAGTATTCTACATGGATTGGCCCGCACCACAAAAGATGTGGATATTTTTATACGAAAGTCGCATCTCAATATTGAGAAAGCATTGAAGGCCCTCACCCAGTTACCTTACCATATTGCAAGTGAGATTGACGTGGAAAAGGTTTTGAAAAGTCCAGTAACCATTGTTGGCGATGATCCTCGGGTTGATTTATTGACAGCTTTGAAGACAGTTGATTTTGAAAAGGCATGGAGGCACAAGGAAATGGTAACGATTGAGGGTGTTTCGATTCCATTTTTATCTTTGGGTGATTTGATTCGAAGTAAAGATACTGATCGCTTACAGGATCAGGCAGATAGACAATTTCTATTAAGGCTTCAGAAAAAAAGAAGCTAAATTTTAATCACCTAACGGTGACCCATTGATTAAAAATTTAGCCCTAATTGACATACACATTTTTTTGTGTATAATGTGTATAGATTCCAAATATTGAAAGCCGATGAAGGAGGTTTTTCCAT
This is a stretch of genomic DNA from Chlamydiota bacterium. It encodes these proteins:
- a CDS encoding nucleotidyltransferase domain-containing protein → MRLKNFEIDSIKSVVAALDPEARVYLFGSRVKDAEKGGDIDLLIFSSKLEKNDKARIKRSLFEKIGEQKIDFVITKDASDPFVNLVLKEAKML
- a CDS encoding nucleotidyltransferase, producing MVRDRLTIVCSLLNEHGVDYVVAGAYASILHGLARTTKDVDIFIRKSHLNIEKALKALTQLPYHIASEIDVEKVLKSPVTIVGDDPRVDLLTALKTVDFEKAWRHKEMVTIEGVSIPFLSLGDLIRSKDTDRLQDQADRQFLLRLQKKRS